In one window of Arthrobacter pascens DNA:
- a CDS encoding winged helix-turn-helix transcriptional regulator has product MSHILLLTNSTGSSVDILPALELLNHRVHILAAEPTALLETDPCDIVLLDARKDLVGARSLTQLLKATGLSAPLVLILTEGGMAAVSSAWAVDDIVLDSAGPAEVEARIRLSVARAVPDKEDVPTEIRAAGVVIDEASYTARVNGAALNLTFKEFELLKYLAQHPGRVFTRQQLLTEVWGYDYYGGTRTVDVHVRRLRAKLGADHENLISTVRNVGYRLTLVRQQEDELTEA; this is encoded by the coding sequence ATGTCGCACATCCTGTTACTGACGAACAGCACCGGCTCATCAGTGGACATCCTGCCTGCCTTGGAACTCCTGAACCACAGGGTGCACATCCTCGCCGCAGAGCCAACGGCCCTCCTCGAGACGGATCCCTGCGACATCGTGCTCCTGGATGCCCGCAAGGACCTGGTCGGCGCCCGCTCCCTGACGCAGCTGCTGAAGGCAACAGGGCTGAGTGCTCCGCTGGTGCTCATCCTGACCGAAGGCGGCATGGCTGCTGTCTCATCGGCCTGGGCAGTGGATGACATCGTCCTTGATTCCGCCGGACCTGCCGAGGTGGAAGCCCGTATCCGGCTCTCCGTGGCCAGGGCGGTTCCGGACAAAGAGGACGTCCCCACCGAAATCCGGGCCGCCGGCGTCGTCATCGATGAAGCGAGCTACACGGCCCGCGTCAACGGCGCGGCGCTGAACCTGACTTTCAAGGAGTTTGAACTCCTCAAGTATCTGGCCCAGCACCCGGGACGTGTCTTCACGCGCCAGCAACTCCTCACCGAGGTGTGGGGCTATGACTACTACGGCGGCACCCGGACAGTGGACGTCCACGTCCGCCGGCTACGTGCCAAGCTCGGCGCCGACCACGAAAACCTGATCAGCACCGTCCGGAACGTCGGCTATCGCCTTACCCTGGTGCGGCAGCAGGAAGACGAGCTGACCGAGGCCTGA
- a CDS encoding permease — protein sequence MTAELKAPARSLGSWTIGVFGVAGLIAIIAGVYTSQEALTAIAVVVALAVGIGWPHFLRIPAKKTLAAVIGIPGAGSALAAGLVPAPGYLDWTPAFIALGMMAVFVVQLIRGTGQAQRLESTLGCCAGVLLSCLGAGWIAGARFNGVREMLLVAAFSAAVALLAGLIRWPDSIVAPLGIVLAGLAGPLAGLVFSDIAVLPAALFGVVVGAVLVSFRRLVTLRGGPLNLLAAVSMGLAPVSAVGSLAYFIDKLLIY from the coding sequence ATGACAGCGGAGCTGAAGGCCCCCGCACGGTCGCTGGGCTCGTGGACCATTGGAGTCTTCGGGGTGGCCGGACTGATTGCGATCATTGCCGGTGTGTACACCTCGCAGGAGGCCTTGACCGCCATCGCGGTCGTCGTGGCGCTGGCCGTAGGCATCGGCTGGCCGCACTTCCTCCGGATTCCGGCGAAAAAGACGCTGGCTGCCGTTATCGGCATCCCGGGCGCGGGATCGGCGCTTGCCGCGGGGCTCGTCCCTGCTCCCGGTTACCTTGACTGGACACCCGCCTTCATTGCCCTGGGGATGATGGCCGTCTTCGTAGTGCAACTGATCCGCGGCACCGGCCAGGCGCAGCGGCTGGAGTCCACACTGGGCTGTTGCGCCGGCGTGCTGCTTTCGTGCCTAGGGGCCGGCTGGATTGCCGGAGCCCGGTTTAACGGCGTCCGGGAAATGCTCCTCGTGGCAGCCTTCAGTGCCGCGGTGGCACTGCTCGCAGGCCTGATCCGCTGGCCGGACAGCATCGTCGCGCCACTGGGCATCGTGCTGGCCGGACTTGCCGGTCCGCTGGCGGGTCTGGTCTTCTCGGATATCGCGGTCCTGCCGGCGGCGCTCTTCGGGGTGGTGGTGGGGGCCGTCCTGGTCAGTTTCCGCCGGCTCGTCACACTCCGGGGCGGTCCCCTGAACCTCCTGGCGGCCGTTAGCATGGGTCTGGCACCGGTCTCGGCAGTGGGTTCGCTGGCCTACTTCATAGACAAGCTACTCATCTACTAA
- a CDS encoding flavodoxin family protein: MDAAGNSRDYSDLKALFFNGTLKKSPQPSNTNGLINISRLIMEKQGVSVRVIRTVDHDIASGVYPDMTEHGWLTDEWPRLYPAVQEADIVVVAGPIWLGDNSSQTKKLIERLYAHSGELNEKGQWAFYPKVGGCLITGNEDGIKHCSMNVLYSLQHIGFSIPPQADAGWIGPVGPGPSYLDEGSGGPESDFTNRNTTFMTWNLLHLARMLKDAGGIPAYGNLPAEWKAGTRFDFENPEYR; encoded by the coding sequence ATGGATGCAGCGGGAAACTCCAGGGACTACAGCGACCTGAAAGCCCTCTTCTTTAACGGCACGCTCAAGAAATCGCCGCAGCCCAGCAACACGAACGGCCTGATCAACATCAGCCGCCTGATCATGGAGAAGCAGGGCGTCAGCGTCCGGGTCATCAGGACTGTTGACCACGATATCGCCAGCGGCGTCTATCCGGACATGACCGAACACGGCTGGCTTACCGACGAATGGCCCCGGCTCTACCCGGCAGTGCAGGAAGCGGACATCGTGGTGGTGGCTGGTCCAATCTGGCTGGGCGACAACTCCTCACAGACCAAGAAACTGATTGAGCGGCTCTACGCCCACTCAGGTGAACTGAACGAGAAGGGGCAGTGGGCGTTCTATCCGAAGGTAGGCGGGTGCCTGATCACCGGCAATGAAGACGGCATCAAACACTGCTCCATGAACGTCCTCTATAGCCTGCAGCACATCGGCTTCAGCATCCCGCCCCAAGCCGACGCCGGCTGGATCGGTCCGGTGGGCCCTGGCCCCAGCTACCTGGACGAGGGTTCCGGCGGCCCGGAATCCGACTTCACCAACCGGAACACCACGTTCATGACCTGGAACCTTCTTCACCTGGCCCGCATGCTCAAGGATGCAGGCGGGATTCCCGCCTATGGCAACCTCCCGGCCGAATGGAAGGCCGGGACACGATTCGATTTCG
- a CDS encoding FABP family protein has translation MPIEIPTDLTPELVPLSWLIGEWEGRGRLGSGDEDSEHFFQHVSFTHNGLPYLQYRAESWLTDDDGTILRPLTVETGFWALERKQLDADGGPGLVPADIVPALKSADEVEALRNKDGGFDISVSIAHPGGISELYYGQIKGPQIQLTTDMVMRGSHSKDYSAATRIFGLVDGNLLWRWDVAAGGTTQPGKGLEAHASAFLKKVS, from the coding sequence GTGCCGATTGAGATTCCAACAGACCTGACCCCTGAACTTGTTCCGCTTTCCTGGCTCATCGGTGAGTGGGAGGGCCGCGGCCGGCTCGGCAGCGGGGACGAGGATTCGGAGCACTTCTTCCAGCACGTTTCGTTCACCCACAACGGGCTGCCCTATCTGCAGTACCGCGCTGAAAGCTGGTTGACGGACGACGACGGCACTATCCTCCGGCCGCTCACCGTTGAGACCGGTTTTTGGGCGCTGGAACGCAAGCAGCTCGATGCCGACGGCGGCCCGGGCCTGGTTCCCGCCGATATCGTCCCTGCCCTGAAAAGCGCGGACGAGGTCGAGGCCCTTCGCAACAAGGATGGCGGCTTCGACATCTCTGTATCCATCGCCCATCCCGGCGGGATCTCTGAGCTGTACTACGGGCAGATCAAGGGCCCGCAGATCCAGCTCACCACGGACATGGTGATGCGCGGCAGCCATTCGAAGGACTACAGCGCAGCCACCCGGATCTTCGGGCTCGTGGACGGGAACCTGCTGTGGCGCTGGGACGTCGCGGCCGGCGGAACGACGCAGCCCGGCAAGGGACTTGAGGCGCACGCTTCCGCCTTTCTGAAAAAGGTCTCCTGA